Proteins co-encoded in one Prunus persica cultivar Lovell chromosome G6, Prunus_persica_NCBIv2, whole genome shotgun sequence genomic window:
- the LOC18787740 gene encoding UPF0235 protein C15orf40 homolog isoform X1, producing MAPAKKAKAKTKANPAESTQPVNPNNNFPTSIRYIPPSSVAITIHAKPGSKIASITDFSDEALGVQINASAKDGEANAALLDYISSVGLVSYWVLGVKRRQVSIGSGSKSRDKVVIVEEMTLRSVFDILHKASKST from the exons atggcaCCAGCCAAGAAGGCCAAGGCCAAGACTAAGGCCAACCCGGCCGAGTCAACTCAGCCCGTAAACCCCAACAACAATTTCCCAACCTCTATTCGGTACATACCTCCGTCCTCAGTCGCCATCACCATCCACGCAAAGCCTGGTTCCAAAATCGCCTCCATCACTG ATTTCAGTGATGAGGCGTTGGGGGTACAAATAAACGCGTCTGCAAAGGACGGGGAAGCTAATGCAGCGCTACTTGACTACATCAGCTCGGTTGGTCTTGTTTCTTATTGG GTTTTAGGGGTAAAAAGAAGGCAGGTTTCTATTGGTTCTGGCTCTAAATCAAGAGACAAGGTTGTTATTGTGGAGGAGATGACTCTACGAAGTGTTTTTGACATCCTACACAAAGCTTCGAAGTCCACCTAA
- the LOC18787740 gene encoding UPF0235 protein C15orf40 isoform X2 — MAPAKKAKAKTKANPAESTQPVNPNNNFPTSIRYIPPSSVAITIHAKPGSKIASITDFSDEALGVQINASAKDGEANAALLDYISSVLGVKRRQVSIGSGSKSRDKVVIVEEMTLRSVFDILHKASKST; from the exons atggcaCCAGCCAAGAAGGCCAAGGCCAAGACTAAGGCCAACCCGGCCGAGTCAACTCAGCCCGTAAACCCCAACAACAATTTCCCAACCTCTATTCGGTACATACCTCCGTCCTCAGTCGCCATCACCATCCACGCAAAGCCTGGTTCCAAAATCGCCTCCATCACTG ATTTCAGTGATGAGGCGTTGGGGGTACAAATAAACGCGTCTGCAAAGGACGGGGAAGCTAATGCAGCGCTACTTGACTACATCAGCTCG GTTTTAGGGGTAAAAAGAAGGCAGGTTTCTATTGGTTCTGGCTCTAAATCAAGAGACAAGGTTGTTATTGTGGAGGAGATGACTCTACGAAGTGTTTTTGACATCCTACACAAAGCTTCGAAGTCCACCTAA